Proteins found in one Bacteroidales bacterium genomic segment:
- the trmD gene encoding tRNA (guanosine(37)-N1)-methyltransferase TrmD, producing the protein MRIDILTIFPEMFEGIFSHSILKRAVDKGLAEIHLHNIRDYAANKHRRVDDYAFGHGAGMVMMIQPIADLIDKLKSERKYDEIIFLTPDGKQFNQPIANRLSTLENIILLCGHYKGIDERLREHYITLEISIGDYVLSGGELAAAVVTDSIVRLIPGVLGDETSALSDSFQDGLLSPPVYTRPADYNGWKVPDILISGDEKKINDWLMEKAMERTRERRPEMLDERG; encoded by the coding sequence ATGAGAATAGACATCCTGACTATATTCCCTGAAATGTTCGAAGGGATTTTCAGCCATTCCATCCTGAAACGTGCTGTGGATAAAGGATTAGCCGAAATACACCTGCACAACATCCGCGACTATGCTGCCAACAAGCATCGCCGGGTGGACGATTACGCGTTCGGTCACGGCGCCGGCATGGTGATGATGATCCAGCCGATTGCCGATTTGATTGACAAACTGAAATCAGAGCGGAAATATGATGAAATCATTTTCCTGACCCCGGATGGAAAACAATTTAATCAGCCCATTGCCAATCGCCTTTCGACACTTGAAAACATTATCCTGCTCTGCGGCCATTACAAAGGCATTGACGAGCGGCTGCGCGAACATTATATTACCCTGGAAATCTCCATTGGCGACTACGTGCTTTCGGGCGGCGAACTGGCGGCTGCCGTAGTCACTGATAGCATTGTCAGGCTGATACCCGGCGTGCTTGGCGATGAAACTTCCGCACTCTCCGACTCCTTCCAGGACGGGTTGCTCAGTCCGCCGGTCTATACACGCCCTGCAGATTACAATGGTTGGAAAGTCCCTGATATTCTGATCTCCGGAGATGAAAAAAAGATCAATGACTGGCTGATGGAAAAGGCCATGGAAAGGACCAGGGAGCGGAGACCTGAAATGTTGGATGAAAGGGGGTAA
- a CDS encoding NAD-dependent succinate-semialdehyde dehydrogenase has translation MKSINPANGNLIAEYPEHSSVEVGEILQQVDAAQLLWRKSGFDERAKLMKNAANLLRQRKIEYARLITLEMGKVIREAEAEVEKSAWVCDFYANNAEKFLADEVIETDAGLSFVAFEPLGTVLAVMPWNFPFWQVFRFTAPTLMAGNAGVLKHASNVPGCALAIESVFRDAGFPENIFRTLMIPGSEVEKVIENEVIKAVTLTGSEAAGSKVAEAAGRNLKKTVLELGGADPFIVLTDADLELCASTAVTARMINSGQSCIAAKRFIVVKEVADQFTGLVKQKMASLKTGDPTDPATDFGPLARPDLVDDLKAQIERSVKMGARVELGGNRIEGDGFFFEPTIITHVTEEMPVFNEETFGPVMAIIIVENEQEAIRSANNSKFGLGGCVWTKNTGRGIAFARQIESGAVFVNGMVKSDPRLPFGGIKSSGYGRELASYGIKEFVNMKTIWIK, from the coding sequence ATGAAAAGTATTAACCCCGCTAACGGAAATTTGATTGCTGAATATCCGGAACATAGTTCGGTCGAAGTTGGGGAGATTCTTCAACAGGTTGATGCAGCTCAACTATTATGGAGAAAGTCGGGCTTTGATGAACGGGCTAAATTGATGAAAAATGCAGCAAACCTACTCAGGCAGCGTAAAATTGAATATGCCCGTTTGATTACTTTAGAGATGGGAAAGGTGATCCGTGAAGCAGAAGCTGAGGTGGAGAAATCGGCGTGGGTATGCGATTTTTATGCCAACAATGCCGAAAAGTTCCTCGCTGACGAAGTGATTGAAACTGACGCCGGGTTAAGTTTTGTGGCTTTCGAGCCGCTGGGCACTGTGCTGGCCGTGATGCCGTGGAATTTCCCCTTCTGGCAGGTGTTCCGGTTTACTGCTCCGACACTGATGGCCGGGAATGCAGGCGTGTTGAAACATGCTTCCAACGTTCCCGGTTGCGCGCTGGCCATCGAATCGGTGTTTCGCGATGCCGGATTCCCTGAAAATATTTTCCGCACGTTGATGATTCCCGGAAGCGAAGTGGAGAAGGTAATCGAAAATGAGGTAATCAAAGCTGTAACCCTCACAGGCAGCGAAGCAGCAGGCAGCAAAGTAGCAGAAGCAGCAGGCAGAAACCTGAAAAAGACCGTTTTGGAACTTGGCGGCGCCGATCCATTTATTGTGCTGACTGACGCCGACCTGGAACTTTGCGCTTCAACTGCGGTTACTGCACGGATGATCAACTCCGGACAAAGTTGCATTGCGGCTAAACGGTTTATTGTGGTGAAAGAGGTTGCCGATCAGTTTACCGGATTGGTCAAACAAAAAATGGCATCCCTGAAAACCGGCGACCCTACTGATCCGGCGACTGATTTCGGTCCCCTGGCCCGGCCTGATCTTGTTGACGACCTGAAAGCTCAGATTGAGCGTTCGGTGAAAATGGGCGCCAGGGTTGAGTTGGGTGGAAATCGAATTGAGGGCGACGGATTTTTCTTTGAGCCGACCATCATCACTCATGTTACTGAGGAAATGCCGGTTTTCAACGAAGAAACCTTCGGTCCGGTGATGGCCATCATCATTGTCGAAAACGAGCAGGAAGCCATCAGATCAGCCAACAACAGTAAATTCGGATTGGGTGGCTGTGTGTGGACAAAAAATACCGGGAGAGGGATTGCCTTCGCGCGTCAAATTGAGTCAGGGGCAGTATTTGTAAATGGCATGGTAAAATCCGATCCGCGACTGCCGTTCGGAGGAATCAAATCTTCCGGGTACGGCCGCGAACTGGCAAGCTATGGGATAAAGGAGTTTGTGAATATGAAGACGATTTGGATAAAATAG
- a CDS encoding HAD family hydrolase, translating to MASNLLKNTQAIIWDWNGTLLDDLDVCINAMNRMLKKRNYPLLTEARYKEIFTFPVQDYYVKAGFDFSRDDWDRVAMEFIANYRENVHRSVLHHEVINILQQFRLLGKRQFILSAMQQDFLMETISARLDPSMFETIAGLNDHYAATKVENARLLVQEIGLPKSKIIMIGDTIHDFEVAEEAEIGCILVANGHQSKKRLEGTWARVIEELRELYFKL from the coding sequence ATGGCTTCAAACCTTTTGAAAAACACACAGGCAATCATCTGGGACTGGAACGGAACGCTGCTCGACGACCTGGATGTGTGTATCAACGCGATGAACAGGATGCTAAAAAAACGCAATTACCCGCTGCTCACCGAAGCGCGCTACAAGGAGATTTTTACCTTCCCCGTTCAGGATTATTATGTCAAAGCCGGGTTCGATTTCAGCCGCGACGACTGGGATAGGGTGGCTATGGAGTTTATCGCCAATTACCGGGAAAATGTTCACCGGTCGGTATTGCATCATGAGGTCATCAATATTTTGCAGCAATTCAGGTTACTGGGAAAGCGGCAATTCATCCTCTCGGCCATGCAGCAGGACTTTCTGATGGAAACCATTTCCGCAAGACTTGATCCCTCTATGTTTGAAACCATCGCCGGCCTGAACGACCATTACGCCGCCACCAAAGTTGAAAACGCCCGGCTGCTCGTCCAGGAGATCGGTTTGCCAAAATCAAAGATCATCATGATCGGCGACACGATCCACGATTTTGAAGTGGCTGAGGAAGCAGAGATAGGCTGCATACTGGTGGCAAACGGGCATCAGTCGAAGAAGAGGCTGGAGGGCACCTGGGCAAGAGTAATTGAAGAGTTGAGAGAGCTTTATTTTAAGTTGTAA